A window from Aeromonas rivipollensis encodes these proteins:
- the ispC gene encoding 1-deoxy-D-xylulose-5-phosphate reductoisomerase, whose product MRNLVILGASGSIGQSTLKVLRQNPGRWQVLALTAARSVDAMVRDCLEFSPRFAVMVDESAASDLAGRLKTHGCATRVLCGQSALCEVAAHPDAHSVMAAIVGAAGLAPTMAAVRAGKRILLANKEALVMSGAFFMEAVRHHGAELLPIDSEHNAIFQCLPEAIQREPGFCDLAGAGISKILLTGSGGPFRYTDIDELARVTPAQAVAHPNWSMGAKISVDSATMINKGLEYIEARWLFNALPEQIQVVIHPQSVIHSMVQYKDGSVLAQLGNPDMCTPIAHALAYPARIESGVEPLDFFNVGEFSFIRPDYARYPCLALAMAACQQGQAATTSLNAANEEAVAAFLAERIGFMDIARVNESIMTSLGTSAAGSLEDLIALDGRARAHAQQLIEELAV is encoded by the coding sequence ATGCGCAATCTGGTCATTCTGGGAGCCTCCGGCTCCATCGGTCAGAGCACCCTCAAGGTGCTGCGGCAGAATCCGGGGCGCTGGCAGGTGCTGGCGCTGACTGCGGCTCGCAGCGTGGACGCCATGGTGCGGGACTGTCTTGAATTCTCCCCCCGTTTCGCCGTCATGGTGGATGAGAGCGCCGCCAGCGATCTGGCCGGGCGCCTCAAGACCCACGGCTGCGCCACCCGGGTGCTCTGCGGTCAGAGCGCCCTGTGCGAAGTGGCCGCTCACCCTGACGCCCACAGCGTCATGGCGGCTATCGTCGGTGCGGCGGGTCTGGCACCCACCATGGCCGCCGTGCGTGCCGGCAAGCGGATCCTGCTGGCCAACAAGGAGGCCCTGGTGATGTCCGGTGCCTTCTTCATGGAGGCGGTTCGCCACCATGGTGCCGAGCTGCTGCCCATCGACAGCGAACACAATGCGATTTTCCAGTGCCTGCCCGAGGCCATTCAGCGCGAGCCGGGCTTCTGCGATCTGGCGGGGGCGGGCATCAGCAAGATACTGCTGACCGGCTCAGGCGGCCCCTTCCGCTATACCGACATCGACGAGCTGGCCAGGGTCACGCCGGCCCAGGCGGTGGCGCACCCCAACTGGTCCATGGGGGCCAAGATCTCGGTGGACTCCGCCACCATGATCAACAAGGGGCTGGAGTACATAGAGGCGCGCTGGCTGTTCAACGCCCTCCCGGAGCAGATCCAGGTGGTGATCCACCCCCAGTCGGTGATCCACTCCATGGTGCAGTACAAGGACGGTTCAGTGCTGGCCCAGCTCGGCAACCCGGACATGTGTACCCCCATCGCCCACGCCCTGGCTTACCCGGCCAGGATTGAGTCCGGTGTGGAACCTTTGGATTTCTTCAATGTCGGAGAGTTCAGCTTTATCCGCCCCGACTACGCCCGTTATCCCTGCCTGGCACTGGCCATGGCGGCCTGCCAGCAAGGGCAGGCGGCGACGACCTCTCTCAATGCCGCCAATGAAGAGGCCGTCGCGGCTTTTCTTGCAGAGCGCATTGGATTTATGGATATTGCCAGAGTCAACGAATCCATCATGACGTCACTGGGCACCAGTGCCGCAGGTTCGCTGGAGGATCTGATTGCGCTGGATGGCAGGGCCCGTGCCCATGCCCAGCAACTGATAGAGGAGCTTGCCGTATGA
- the rseP gene encoding sigma E protease regulator RseP, whose protein sequence is MGALLWNIGAFIVALGLLVAVHEFGHFWVARRCGVKVERFSIGFGKAIWRRIGKDGTEYVLALIPLGGYVKMLDGRVDELKPGEEAQAFNHKSVWARMAIVAAGPMANFVFALFAFWLMFMIGVPSVKPVVGEVRPASIVAQAGIEPGMEIVGVGDEATGDWESVTYALISHLGDKSVLLKLKAPGASYAVDKTLMLDSWTFDPDKESPIGSLGIVPLGGKVLPVVQAIVPSSASEKAGLQVGDRIKGVGDQAINEWTEFVERVQQSPEQPLQVTVEREGSDLTLTLTPDVKKVRGQLVGFVGLSPQLVPLPDEYRVLLQYGPLQALWHGVQKTWSLITLTFDMIGKLIGGIVSLDNLSGPISIAKGAGSSADYGLVYFLGFLALISVNLGIINLFPLPVLDGGHLVYFLIEAVTGKPVPEKIQEIGFRIGAAILMLLMGIALFNDFARL, encoded by the coding sequence ATGGGCGCGTTGTTATGGAATATTGGCGCCTTCATCGTGGCCCTGGGGCTGCTGGTGGCGGTGCATGAATTTGGCCACTTCTGGGTAGCCCGCCGCTGCGGCGTCAAGGTCGAGCGTTTCTCCATCGGCTTTGGCAAGGCTATCTGGCGCCGCATCGGCAAGGATGGCACCGAATATGTGCTGGCCCTGATCCCGCTGGGGGGCTATGTCAAGATGCTGGACGGCCGGGTCGATGAACTCAAGCCGGGGGAGGAGGCACAGGCCTTCAACCACAAGAGCGTCTGGGCACGGATGGCCATAGTGGCGGCCGGCCCCATGGCAAACTTCGTGTTTGCCCTGTTCGCCTTCTGGCTGATGTTCATGATAGGGGTGCCCAGCGTCAAGCCGGTGGTGGGCGAGGTGCGCCCTGCGTCCATAGTAGCCCAGGCCGGCATAGAGCCTGGCATGGAGATCGTCGGCGTCGGCGACGAGGCCACCGGAGACTGGGAGAGCGTGACCTATGCCCTCATCAGCCATCTGGGAGACAAATCGGTACTGCTCAAGCTGAAGGCGCCAGGCGCCAGCTACGCCGTCGACAAGACGCTGATGCTGGATAGCTGGACCTTCGATCCGGACAAAGAGTCCCCCATCGGCAGCCTGGGGATAGTCCCTCTCGGCGGCAAGGTGCTGCCGGTGGTGCAGGCCATAGTGCCCTCGAGCGCCAGCGAGAAGGCGGGTCTGCAGGTGGGGGATCGCATCAAGGGCGTGGGTGATCAGGCGATCAACGAATGGACCGAATTTGTCGAGAGGGTGCAGCAGTCGCCGGAGCAGCCACTGCAGGTGACGGTGGAGCGCGAGGGCAGCGATCTGACCCTGACCCTGACCCCGGATGTGAAAAAAGTACGGGGCCAGCTGGTCGGTTTCGTCGGCCTGTCGCCGCAACTGGTTCCATTACCGGATGAGTATCGAGTTCTGTTACAGTATGGGCCTTTGCAAGCCCTGTGGCATGGGGTCCAGAAGACCTGGAGCCTGATCACGCTGACCTTCGACATGATCGGCAAGCTGATCGGTGGCATCGTCTCCCTGGACAACCTGAGCGGCCCCATCTCCATCGCCAAGGGGGCTGGCAGCAGCGCAGATTACGGGTTGGTCTATTTCCTCGGTTTCCTGGCGCTCATCAGCGTCAACCTGGGGATCATCAATCTGTTCCCCCTGCCGGTGCTGGATGGGGGCCATTTGGTCTACTTCCTCATCGAGGCAGTCACCGGCAAGCCGGTACCAGAAAAAATTCAGGAAATTGGGTTCAGGATCGGCGCCGCCATTCTGATGTTACTGATGGGCATTGCGCTGTTTAATGATTTCGCTCGCCTCTGA